In a genomic window of Magnolia sinica isolate HGM2019 chromosome 14, MsV1, whole genome shotgun sequence:
- the LOC131226081 gene encoding protein trichome birefringence-like 10 → MTKSPSAPQSPQKNPPFFSSAMELLKKLKRLKLMEPLGILGFFSLTVFCFLCCFFYLDYKVVRKGFRIRAQPQQLLRFGFAESGEKRRSGFIGGDSDGCDLFDGKWVWDERYPLYQSKDCRFLDDGFRCSENGRPDDFYTKWRWQPNRCNLPSFNAKAMLERLRNRRLVFVGDSIGRNQWESLLCMLSLGVADKDSIYEVNGSPISKHKGSLQFKFRDFNCTIEYYRAPFLVLQSRAPAGSSPKVKMTLKLDVMDWSSAQWRDADVLVLNTGHWWNYEKTIRGGCYFQIGNDVKMEMSVESAYKRSIETLVDWIGRDVNINKTQVVFRTYAPVHFRGGDWKTGGNCHLEKLPELSSSQLLSRSWAPHLNMVSDVVSMKGPVQGLDMLNVTQMTALRKDGHSSLYYRGPTAGPAPLHRQDCSHWCLPGVPDAWNELLYALFLKRDLSHRQNSTSSPLLAQG, encoded by the exons ATGACTAAAAGCCCATCAGCACCTCAATCCCCACAAAAGAACCCACCTTTCTTCTCTTCTGCAATGGAGCTTTTGAAGAAGCTCAAGCGCCTGAAATTGATGGAGCCACTGGGGATATTGGGATTCTTCTCCCTGACTGTGTTCTGCTTCCTCTGCTGTTTCTTTTACTTGGATTATAAGGTAGTTCGCAAAGGCTTCCGGATTCGGGCACAGCCGCAGCAGTTGCTCCGGTTCGGGTTTGCAGAATCAGGGGAGAAGCGACGGTCAGGATTCATCGGAGGGGACTCGGATGGCTGTGATTTGTTTGATGGGAAGTGGGTTTGGGATGAACGGTATCCGTTGTATCAGTCGAAGGATTGCAGGTTTTTGGACGACGGGTTTCGGTGCTCGGAGAACGGAAGGCCTGATGATTTCTACACGAAATGGCGGTGGCAACCGAACCGTTGCAATTTGCCGAG TTTCAATGCAAAGGCGATGCTGGAAAGGCTGCGGAACCGTCGGTTGGTATTCGTGGGCGATTCGATTGGAAGAAATCAGTGGGAGTCTCTCCTATGCATGCTCTCTTTGGGGGTTGCTGATAAAGATTCGATCTACGAAGTGAACGGCAGTCCAATTTCGAAGCATAAAGGGTCCTTGCAGTTCAAATTCAGGGATTTCAACTGCACCATTGAGTACTACAGAGCTCCATTTCTGGTGCTGCAGAGCCGGGCCCCAGCTGGGTCCTCACCAAAGGTGAAGATGACGCTGAAGTTGGATGTAATGGATTGGAGCTCTGCTCAATGGAGGGACGCCGACGTGCTGGTTTTGAACACTGGCCACTGGTGGAACTATGAGAAGACAATAAGAGG TGGCTGTTATTTCCAGATAGGCAATGATGTGAAGATGGAGATGAGTGTTGAAAGTGCTTATAAGAGATCGATTGAGACATTGGTTGATTGGATTGGCAGAGATGTGAATATTAACAAGACCCAGGTTGTTTTTCGCACATACGCTCCAGTTCATTTCAG AGGTGGGGATTGGAAGACTGGAGGAAACTGTCATTTAGAGAAGCTGCCAGAGCTAAGCTCATCGCAGCTGCTGTCCCGATCGTGGGCCCCGCATTTGAACATGGTCAGTGATGTAGTTTCAATGAAAGGTCCAGTGCAAGGATTGGATATGTTGAATGTGACCCAGATGACTGCATTGAGGAAAGATGGCCACTCCTCATTGTACTACAGGGGGCCAACTGCAGGCCCAGCTCCTCTCCATAGGCAAGACTGTAGCCACTGGTGCTTGCCCGGGGTCCCGGACGCATGGAACGAGCTCCTCTATGCCCTTTTCCTCAAACGGGACTTATCTCATCGTCAAAATTCAACGTCGTCGCCTTTGCTAGCACAAGGTTAG